A single region of the Amia ocellicauda isolate fAmiCal2 chromosome 8, fAmiCal2.hap1, whole genome shotgun sequence genome encodes:
- the ak6 gene encoding adenylate kinase isoenzyme 6 isoform X2, with product MVKRPNILLTGTPGVGKTTLGKELAQRTGLTYINVGDLAKEGELYDGFDEEYNCPVLDEDRVVDELEEQMAEGGVIVDYHGCDFFPERWFHIVFVLRTDNSFLYDRLENRGYVGKKLQDNIQCEIFQTIYEEAMESYKQEIVHQLPSNEPEDLERNLEQIVQWMEQWMKDNN from the exons ATGGTGAAGAGACCGAATATCCTCCTGACAG GGACCCCCGGAGTTGGGAAGACCACTCTGGGTAAAGAACTTGCTCAGAGGACTGGGCTGACCTATATCAATGTTGGGGATCTGGCGAAGGAAG GGGAGCTGTATGATGGGTTTGACGAAGAATATAATTGTCCAGTGTTGGATGAGGACAGG GTGGTTGATGAGCTGGAGGAGCAGATGGCAGAGGGCGGTGTGATCGTGGATTACCACGGCTGTGATTTCTTCCCTGAACGCTGGTTCCACATCGTGTTTGTCCTTCGCACTGACAACTCCTTTCTGTACGATCGGCTGGAGAACAG AGGTTACGTGGGGAAGAAGCTTCAGGATAATATTCAGTGCGAGATCTTTCAGACTATCTATGAGGAGGCCATGGAGTCTTACAAGCAGGAAATTGTCCACCAGCTGCCTAGCAACGAGCCTGAGGACCTGGAGAGGAACTTGGAACAAATAGTGCAGTGGATGGAGCAATGGATGAAAGACAATAATTGA
- the ak6 gene encoding adenylate kinase isoenzyme 6 isoform X1, with product MVKRPNILLTGTPGVGKTTLGKELAQRTGLTYINVGDLAKEGELYDGFDEEYNCPVLDEDRELQVVDELEEQMAEGGVIVDYHGCDFFPERWFHIVFVLRTDNSFLYDRLENRGYVGKKLQDNIQCEIFQTIYEEAMESYKQEIVHQLPSNEPEDLERNLEQIVQWMEQWMKDNN from the exons ATGGTGAAGAGACCGAATATCCTCCTGACAG GGACCCCCGGAGTTGGGAAGACCACTCTGGGTAAAGAACTTGCTCAGAGGACTGGGCTGACCTATATCAATGTTGGGGATCTGGCGAAGGAAG GGGAGCTGTATGATGGGTTTGACGAAGAATATAATTGTCCAGTGTTGGATGAGGACAG GGAGTTGCAGGTGGTTGATGAGCTGGAGGAGCAGATGGCAGAGGGCGGTGTGATCGTGGATTACCACGGCTGTGATTTCTTCCCTGAACGCTGGTTCCACATCGTGTTTGTCCTTCGCACTGACAACTCCTTTCTGTACGATCGGCTGGAGAACAG AGGTTACGTGGGGAAGAAGCTTCAGGATAATATTCAGTGCGAGATCTTTCAGACTATCTATGAGGAGGCCATGGAGTCTTACAAGCAGGAAATTGTCCACCAGCTGCCTAGCAACGAGCCTGAGGACCTGGAGAGGAACTTGGAACAAATAGTGCAGTGGATGGAGCAATGGATGAAAGACAATAATTGA